The following coding sequences are from one Prochlorococcus sp. MIT 0604 window:
- a CDS encoding PfkB family carbohydrate kinase, which yields MVVEKNNKVEDYKFKKGNLNFAVVGHVEWINFLKVDQLPKPGVISHSEKSLEYPAGGGSIIAKILSDLTLNQIHFFTSLGNDDYGDKCFKILSNMGIKLHVAWRDKPTRRGFSLIDSQGERAITVIGERLAPTHKDNLEWNILKKMDGIFITASDSEIFKMARSASILCTTPRVGLNTINNSNVLLDGLIGSNLDPGEVFSFSELSLKPKYTIKTEGEKGGIIFPGGRYKALKNKKLKVDSYGCGDSFAAGILYGMASKWDIDKSLNLAKVMGRDASEFFGPYANSD from the coding sequence ATGGTTGTTGAAAAGAATAATAAAGTTGAAGACTATAAATTTAAAAAAGGAAATTTAAATTTTGCCGTTGTTGGTCATGTTGAGTGGATAAATTTTTTAAAGGTTGATCAATTACCAAAACCAGGAGTCATTTCTCATTCTGAAAAGTCCCTTGAGTATCCAGCTGGTGGTGGATCTATTATCGCGAAAATACTTTCTGATTTAACCTTAAACCAAATTCATTTTTTTACGTCATTAGGTAATGATGATTATGGAGATAAGTGTTTCAAGATTCTCTCAAATATGGGAATTAAGTTGCATGTGGCTTGGCGTGATAAACCAACTAGAAGAGGATTTAGTTTAATTGACTCTCAAGGTGAAAGAGCAATAACAGTTATTGGAGAAAGGTTAGCTCCAACTCATAAAGACAATTTAGAATGGAACATTTTAAAAAAAATGGACGGAATTTTTATTACTGCATCTGATTCAGAGATTTTTAAAATGGCTAGATCAGCTTCAATACTGTGTACAACACCAAGGGTAGGATTAAATACAATTAATAATTCAAATGTTCTTTTAGATGGATTAATAGGCAGTAATCTTGATCCCGGAGAAGTTTTTTCTTTTTCTGAATTATCGTTAAAACCCAAATATACTATTAAAACCGAGGGAGAGAAGGGAGGCATAATATTCCCAGGAGGAAGATATAAGGCTCTTAAAAACAAAAAATTAAAGGTTGATTCTTATGGATGTGGCGATTCTTTTGCTGCTGGGATTCTTTATGGAATGGCATCTAAATGGGATATAGATAAAAGTTTAAATCTTGCTAAAGTAATGGGAAGAGACGCCAGTGAATTTTTCGGCCCATATGCAAATAGTGATTAA
- a CDS encoding DUF2834 domain-containing protein: protein MNSFNILKDNKQILSFLYLFLSILGAVLPMLANFEFAREYGNSFDINNFISLANANPAAQSISRDLLVGASAIFIWIVNESKKLNMKNMWVVYIGTFLIAFAFSAPFFLFLRERRIIELEKIN from the coding sequence GTGAATTCATTTAACATTTTAAAAGATAATAAACAGATACTATCTTTTCTTTACCTTTTTCTATCAATTTTGGGGGCGGTCCTACCAATGTTGGCAAATTTTGAATTTGCTAGGGAATATGGAAACAGCTTTGATATAAATAACTTCATTTCGTTAGCGAATGCAAACCCTGCAGCTCAGTCAATTTCTAGAGACCTATTAGTAGGTGCAAGCGCTATTTTTATATGGATAGTAAATGAATCAAAAAAACTAAACATGAAGAATATGTGGGTTGTATACATTGGAACTTTTCTTATAGCCTTCGCATTCTCTGCACCTTTTTTCTTATTTCTAAGAGAGAGAAGAATTATTGAATTAGAAAAGATTAATTAA
- a CDS encoding MFS transporter, which yields MISPNSLEISKNWWIQFPYHLRLITKIRFYAAFGAGGVIYLTSLIFNNLGLSATDIGLGFTISAIIGTLTRLFTGNYLNKTGKIQFPIISSSMLSIAASLCLIFSRDTFFYIIGQSLVGAAAGIYWPAAEFGVPYFCHPIETRKAYSLVRSSEALGIFLGVFLGGYMTNFLYSKSIFINDIFCMIVIMYLISRNSSSIKSNLENFQKKLVDPINQGQLKWNKNSIIIILSILLITTSLALIQVTLPLDLVKGGIYRNALSKEIISLIISIQLILLLFLQWPVGSWISKKGRLYGLKFSLINFSLASFLLFISSYLNIPAFYLISFSLILVSLGTASFLPTSTDVVFRIAPSNKKGFALALLSQCFAMGYFFGPFISGRILDLFGYASIIWLSISCCCFIVFTILFKRLF from the coding sequence GTGATTAGTCCAAATAGTTTAGAAATTAGCAAAAATTGGTGGATTCAATTTCCATATCATTTGAGGTTAATAACCAAGATAAGATTTTACGCTGCATTTGGAGCAGGAGGTGTTATTTATTTAACATCACTTATATTTAATAACCTAGGATTATCGGCAACAGATATTGGCTTGGGGTTTACCATTTCAGCAATAATTGGAACTCTAACAAGACTCTTTACAGGTAATTATCTTAATAAAACAGGGAAAATACAATTTCCCATAATTTCTTCTTCAATGCTAAGTATTGCCGCTAGCTTATGCCTTATTTTTTCTAGAGATACTTTTTTTTACATAATTGGACAATCACTCGTTGGGGCTGCTGCAGGAATATATTGGCCTGCTGCCGAGTTTGGGGTCCCCTATTTTTGCCATCCTATCGAAACACGCAAAGCGTACTCTCTTGTTAGAAGTTCGGAGGCTTTAGGAATATTTCTGGGGGTATTCTTAGGGGGTTATATGACGAATTTTTTGTATTCTAAATCAATTTTTATTAATGATATATTTTGCATGATAGTTATCATGTATTTAATATCTAGAAATAGTTCTTCTATTAAAAGTAACTTAGAAAATTTCCAAAAAAAATTAGTAGATCCAATTAATCAGGGACAATTGAAATGGAATAAAAATTCAATAATAATAATTTTATCTATTTTATTGATAACTACCTCTTTAGCTCTGATTCAAGTAACTTTGCCTCTGGATCTTGTTAAAGGTGGGATATATCGGAATGCATTAAGCAAAGAAATTATTAGTCTTATAATTTCTATTCAGTTAATTTTATTGTTGTTTTTACAATGGCCTGTCGGTTCTTGGATATCTAAGAAAGGAAGATTATATGGCTTGAAATTTAGTTTAATAAATTTCTCTCTCGCTTCATTTTTATTATTTATTTCTAGTTATCTAAATATCCCAGCTTTTTATTTAATTTCTTTTTCATTGATATTAGTAAGTTTAGGTACCGCTTCATTTCTTCCAACATCAACAGATGTAGTTTTCAGAATAGCTCCTTCAAATAAAAAAGGTTTTGCACTTGCTCTACTATCACAATGTTTCGCTATGGGTTATTTTTTTGGACCATTTATTTCAGGACGCATATTAGATCTATTTGGTTATGCTTCAATAATCTGGCTTTCAATTTCTTGTTGTTGCTTTATTGTATTTACAATTCTATTTAAGAGATTATTTTAA
- a CDS encoding alpha/beta fold hydrolase: MKYIFIIFFSFYGLFFNNGLEAAEKINIKFEEMEIPLTIEQLSKLEKYKDDSTELIDWFKRNGLIRVFELSKFLEFPVFKEEGLNREILRSWIGRKILTELSKSIKVPNDNNGTEIYNTIENLLDQKKEVSTLDIIKALPSEEISLDIDNLILIISSWKNELSMHQELLSKLNKLERTNQNSFKNTENKSTQDPIKIAKKIYTPHRVKPLEIEIWKSNKRNDDKELIIFMPGLGGEINNFKWIGNELARRGWPILFIDHRGSNLESFKEVLEGKETIPGGADFFLYRIKDLDAVLKAHENGKFGLPNNSYILMGHSLGALIALLYEGNKPTDQLEGKCDSALEDFAVTNLSKLLQCQLSEIPFPKKNNSNKASAIIGFNSFGSLVWPKENSTGIKTPTLLIGGTYDLITPLMNEQFRVFSALNNPSNRFLIIEGASHFSPIRINKSYEENNDLFKISESFIGSEPKLVQDLSTKFIVEFLKNIKDQKIPTVVKNQRNLGLDFHLLDLETIKEISEN, encoded by the coding sequence GTGAAATACATTTTTATAATTTTTTTTAGTTTTTATGGTTTATTTTTTAATAATGGTTTAGAGGCTGCTGAAAAGATAAATATTAAATTTGAAGAGATGGAAATCCCTCTTACTATAGAACAATTATCAAAATTAGAAAAATACAAAGATGATTCAACAGAATTAATAGATTGGTTTAAAAGAAATGGATTAATAAGAGTTTTTGAATTATCAAAATTTTTAGAATTTCCAGTTTTCAAAGAAGAGGGATTAAATAGAGAAATATTAAGAAGTTGGATAGGGCGTAAAATTCTTACAGAATTAAGCAAAAGCATTAAAGTTCCAAATGACAATAATGGAACAGAAATATATAACACTATAGAAAATTTATTAGATCAAAAAAAAGAAGTTTCAACTTTAGACATCATCAAGGCATTACCATCAGAAGAAATTTCACTAGATATTGACAATTTAATTTTAATAATTTCATCTTGGAAAAATGAATTATCAATGCATCAAGAACTTTTATCCAAATTAAATAAACTTGAAAGAACGAACCAAAATTCCTTTAAAAATACTGAAAACAAATCAACTCAAGATCCAATAAAAATTGCTAAAAAAATTTATACTCCTCATCGAGTAAAACCTCTTGAAATTGAAATATGGAAAAGCAATAAAAGAAATGATGATAAAGAACTGATAATTTTTATGCCAGGACTTGGAGGCGAAATTAATAATTTCAAATGGATTGGCAATGAATTGGCTAGAAGAGGTTGGCCAATATTATTCATAGATCATAGAGGGAGTAATTTAGAATCATTCAAAGAAGTACTCGAAGGTAAGGAAACAATACCTGGAGGTGCAGACTTTTTCTTATATAGAATTAAAGATTTAGATGCTGTATTGAAAGCTCATGAAAATGGCAAATTTGGTTTACCTAATAATTCTTATATTTTAATGGGGCATTCACTTGGTGCTTTAATAGCACTTTTATATGAAGGAAATAAACCAACTGATCAACTAGAGGGCAAATGTGATTCAGCATTAGAAGACTTTGCGGTAACAAATTTATCTAAATTACTTCAATGTCAGTTGAGCGAAATACCATTCCCTAAGAAAAATAACTCTAATAAGGCCAGTGCGATTATAGGTTTTAATTCATTTGGCAGTTTAGTATGGCCAAAAGAAAATAGTACTGGCATTAAAACACCAACTCTTCTAATAGGTGGAACGTATGACCTTATTACACCATTAATGAATGAACAATTTAGAGTTTTTTCTGCTTTAAATAATCCATCAAATAGATTTCTAATTATTGAGGGAGCAAGTCATTTCTCTCCAATAAGAATTAATAAAAGCTATGAAGAAAATAATGACCTCTTCAAAATAAGTGAATCTTTTATTGGTTCAGAACCAAAATTAGTACAAGATTTATCTACGAAATTTATAGTTGAATTTTTAAAAAATATTAAAGACCAAAAGATCCCTACAGTAGTTAAAAACCAAAGAAATTTGGGACTTGATTTCCATCTTTTAGATCTTGAAACAATAAAAGAAATTTCCGAGAATTAG
- a CDS encoding ABC transporter permease, with translation MSRNFNKLLNYSLLKISLIPIMLWIISSLVFILLRVAPGDPVDAILGSGADEVSREFLRNKLGLNEPLISQYFSYIKNILHLDFGQSLSTQEPVLNIILRSLPASLELGFFSILSATLIGFLLGLLGLRNRGKKTDYIARILGIATYAIPPFWGAMLAQLLFSVFFNISPIGGRFPIFQQRPQITGFLILDSILSNNIIALKDSLYHLALPSITLGFLLSGIFSRSLRVNLDKTLKSDYVNAAICRGISRKKIFLNHALPNALLPIVTISGLTMASLAGGALLFEVTFSWPGIALRLHEAISQRDYTLVQGIVIFTSMLIVSLNLFVDILIAYLDPRIEY, from the coding sequence ATGAGTAGAAATTTCAATAAACTACTAAATTATTCCTTATTAAAAATTTCATTAATACCAATAATGTTATGGATAATTTCTTCATTAGTATTTATTTTATTGAGAGTTGCTCCAGGCGATCCTGTCGATGCCATACTTGGATCTGGTGCCGATGAGGTTTCAAGGGAATTTCTAAGAAATAAATTGGGGCTAAATGAACCTTTAATAAGTCAATATTTTTCATATATTAAAAATATATTGCACTTGGATTTTGGCCAATCTCTTAGTACCCAAGAGCCAGTTCTAAATATTATTCTTAGGTCATTGCCTGCAAGTCTTGAGCTTGGGTTCTTTTCAATATTAAGTGCCACACTAATTGGCTTCCTATTGGGATTACTTGGCTTGAGAAATAGAGGTAAAAAAACAGATTATATTGCGAGAATTTTAGGAATTGCCACATATGCTATCCCTCCTTTTTGGGGTGCAATGTTAGCTCAATTATTATTTTCTGTATTTTTTAATATTTCCCCAATTGGAGGTAGATTTCCAATATTTCAGCAACGACCTCAAATTACAGGTTTTCTAATTTTAGATAGTATTCTTTCCAATAATATTATTGCTTTGAAAGATAGTCTTTATCATCTCGCACTTCCTTCGATTACCCTGGGCTTTTTATTAAGTGGTATATTCAGCCGCTCATTAAGAGTAAATTTGGATAAGACATTAAAAAGTGATTATGTAAATGCCGCTATATGTAGAGGAATATCAAGGAAAAAAATCTTTTTAAACCATGCATTGCCTAATGCTCTATTGCCAATTGTCACTATTTCTGGCTTGACTATGGCCTCATTAGCTGGAGGTGCACTATTGTTCGAGGTAACTTTTTCATGGCCTGGTATAGCTTTAAGATTACATGAAGCTATTTCTCAAAGAGACTATACCTTGGTTCAAGGAATTGTAATTTTTACCTCTATGCTCATAGTCTCTTTAAATCTCTTCGTAGATATTTTAATCGCATATTTAGATCCACGAATAGAGTACTAA
- a CDS encoding ABC transporter substrate-binding protein, with translation MKKKIVASIFIILIYFLQNSCGSKRISKKIIVASSGKIESLDPARANTLKAIQLISSLGDTLYELNSNGELIPELASGMPVISKDKLQITINLRKNVFFHDGTEFNSNAMKFTFDRFKRIGTMNYILGNKIKSIETPSEYSVIINLNKPSSSLNGLLTSVNLTPISPTFYKQYSDKFLNEKFVGTGKYVLTSFSNEVQSIDPYLDYWGEKPLNNGVNFAGYSNSSSLFGALKSKQIDVLLSNSIDDSQRKSLNDLSKNKQFKEGNSPFTELSYISLKTSSYPLSNLNLRLALAKSLNRKLISEKVSYGLRKPSRSIIPPILKKDNQALWPKYNYLEARRLLEKENYCNGNILKIPLTYRSNVPADKLIALTWQEEIKNSLKDCIDIQLNGVESTTIYKNLSLGIYTAVILDWTGAYSDPEAYLTPLLSCNEIVDGICKKGESVYSGSFWGSNKVESLFLESEKISGINRLEKLVEIEKIAANSIPYIPIWISSQKAWSQNKISKPIFNGAGIISLSDLKLIDE, from the coding sequence ATGAAAAAAAAAATTGTTGCATCAATATTCATAATTTTAATTTATTTTTTACAGAATTCTTGCGGCTCAAAAAGAATATCTAAAAAAATTATAGTAGCAAGTTCTGGAAAAATTGAATCTTTAGATCCAGCTAGAGCAAATACTCTTAAAGCAATTCAATTAATCAGTTCTCTTGGAGACACATTATATGAATTAAATTCTAACGGAGAATTAATACCTGAATTGGCCTCGGGGATGCCAGTTATTTCAAAGGATAAACTTCAAATAACAATCAATTTAAGAAAGAATGTTTTTTTTCATGATGGAACTGAATTTAACTCAAATGCTATGAAGTTTACCTTTGATAGATTCAAAAGAATTGGAACGATGAACTATATTTTAGGAAATAAGATTAAATCAATAGAAACGCCAAGCGAATATTCAGTCATAATAAATTTGAATAAACCATCAAGTTCTTTAAATGGTTTACTCACATCAGTAAATTTAACTCCAATATCTCCTACATTTTACAAACAATATTCTGATAAGTTTCTAAATGAAAAATTTGTTGGTACCGGCAAGTATGTGCTGACCAGTTTTTCTAATGAAGTTCAATCAATTGATCCATATTTGGATTATTGGGGTGAAAAGCCCTTAAATAACGGCGTTAATTTTGCGGGATATTCAAATTCATCATCTCTTTTTGGGGCTTTAAAAAGTAAACAAATTGACGTACTTTTATCAAATTCAATTGATGATAGTCAGAGAAAAAGTTTAAATGATTTAAGCAAAAATAAACAGTTTAAAGAAGGTAATAGTCCTTTCACTGAATTAAGTTATATAAGCCTTAAAACTAGTTCTTATCCCTTAAGTAATCTTAATTTAAGATTGGCTTTGGCAAAAAGTCTTAATCGAAAATTAATTAGTGAGAAAGTAAGTTATGGATTAAGGAAGCCATCTAGATCAATTATTCCACCGATATTAAAAAAAGATAATCAAGCACTTTGGCCTAAATATAATTATTTAGAAGCGAGAAGGTTATTAGAAAAGGAAAATTATTGTAATGGAAATATTCTTAAAATACCTCTTACTTATAGATCCAATGTACCAGCTGACAAGCTTATTGCTCTGACATGGCAGGAAGAAATTAAAAATTCTTTGAAAGATTGTATTGATATTCAACTCAATGGGGTTGAATCTACAACAATTTATAAGAATCTAAGTTTAGGAATTTATACAGCAGTTATTCTCGACTGGACTGGAGCTTATTCAGATCCAGAAGCCTATCTCACTCCTCTTTTAAGTTGCAATGAAATAGTTGATGGTATATGTAAAAAAGGAGAATCAGTTTACAGCGGTAGTTTTTGGGGATCTAATAAAGTGGAAAGTTTATTTCTTGAGAGTGAAAAAATAAGTGGAATTAACAGATTAGAAAAACTTGTTGAAATTGAAAAAATAGCAGCAAATTCAATCCCTTATATTCCTATTTGGATATCCTCTCAAAAAGCATGGTCTCAAAATAAAATATCAAAACCAATTTTTAATGGTGCAGGAATAATTTCATTGAGTGATCTTAAGTTAATTGATGAGTAG